The genomic stretch ATTCGTAAGGTACAAGATTGCTTTTGCTATATTCTAGTCTTGAGTCAAATCTTTCATCAAACAGTTTAATGAGACCAATTTTTTATTTAGGTCTgagattaaaaaaagaatttaacTTGTAACATATCAAAATTTAGAATAGCTTGAATGGAAGAGGTAACGTGAAgcctttaataaaatattaggttatctCATAAATATAGGTATCCTTCTTTATGACATGTTAAATAAACATCAATATCATACTTACTATGTTAAACAAACATCAATATCTTACATTTATTCTTTGAAACAGAGTCGTTCTCTTGatctaaataaaatatctaacatgtacagaatgatatttttttatttaaggggACTCGTAaccaaaaaatgtaaaaaaatctttattttattGCAGATTCGGAATATACGTATAGATATTTCTGCAGGTTGTGTTAAAATATAGTGCAATTTTGTACACTAGAAGTAAGATTAAAGAGAAAGTGGGAAAAAGATCTATATTCATTTAATGAATTTCTGCTCCATAAGCAGGATCATCTTTCTCCTGTTCTTGGAATATATATTccaattttcttcttcttgcctgctgataaatttttgttatttttctacCTGCGTTTCTTATCCTAGTTCCATCTAGTTATTGCataatttttgtacattttgCTGGTTCTAGGCAAAGTTTCTCAACAAATGAATTATCGTCGCTTATCAGaaaaacatttttctcttaATCATATTTTTAATACTGACTCTTACGAAGGTAATGAACGTACTGAATGACGGAATTCGTTTTTAAACGATATACTAAAAGTCATGTAACTTTTTTGCTAAAAGACATATAAAGAACCGAGTATTCGATTCATTTAGAACTATTAGCAATTAAATTTATCGATGTATTAAAAATAACAGAGTACGTGATTCAAATTTCATTGGTATTGCTACATTAATTTCGGAGAGAATGTTTCATAAAACTCCTATATGAATAGTTCGATTGCGAGCCCCCTTAATTAAAACTACATGTTACACGAATTCAAATAAAGAAATGCAATAAATATCGGAAATATTTATGATGTCAGTAGCACTTTTTCAAGtttcaaatgatattaaaaaagaaatttgaattttaGCAATAATACCACTTCGTTACTTGGAATCAATTGGCAGTATGATATTTTTTTAGTAAATTATGTATGAAATTGTCTAACGTTGTATATTGTGTACAATATAAAAGAAGTCGTAGCTATGTGATTTTTAGAAATTATTGTACTTtaataatgtatttaaaatgaaaatgaaaataaaaagatatggGTAAAACTGTTCAAACAACACGatttatttatacaataatGCGCGCACGTGTGCACAAACacaaattttacatatttttgctaaaaataaaataattattagataCAAACTAATGTAACGATTTACATGATACCTACTAGATCCTACCTAATCCTATCCTTTATTACATATGTTTATTTTTACGTACAATGTATCGCAGAATCTAATTTTATATGCACACTATTATAGCTGTTGTTTCTTAAGTAGATTCTAGTATCTGAGATTAATTTATTttgcaattataatttattcttaaaacaattttttaactaTTTTTTTAATTCCTGAGGTAAAGCATCtttttttatcgaattttcTTTTCATATAATATTTAGAAGATTTAAGTTGACGTATTTACTAAAAgcaaaaagatatttataaGTTAAACAAAATGAAGTCTTACTTATTCTAACAGAATCTCATcttaattaattactaatattCGCTTATAAATAAGTCGTTCAATTAGTTTACTATTTAAAAGTGCTTAGAACGATGGGTCGTTGCACTTTCATGAAAAACAGTCATTCGTAAGATATGGATATAATTATAGGAGTAAAGATAAAACTTTAACGAGCCAACAATTGAGAAGTTTCTCCCTGGTTGGTGAAATATGACGAACAGTTGAAAGCTTTTCcaattggataattaaatgtattacgttaaatttaAACAATCAATGTATAAGTATATCGAATGAAACGAAATCTGTTGGTAATCATAATGTAATTATAATTGAAATACTGTTTGCTTcatcgaaaataataaaagattcgGAATATAAATTTGGAGGTAAGTGAATGGGTTTGAAAATAACGCGTTAATAGCTAGACATCAGTAGGAAATATAACATTTAGATATAACGGCATACGACTTGTCTACTATTTGTTTATTACGGTCGTCCAGTCTTATTAAATTTTCGATATAAGTATGCATGTAAGTTATTATGTAGGTCTTGCAAGATTTTGCACAGTCATTAAGGATTTATCGAGATGTGAAATCGTACCGATTTCTATCGAAAGTTTGACAatggaattataaattatcttaatcttCAACTAGAGTGTATTTCCCTTTTAACATAGATGATATGTAATATTCATTCCGCTTTTGTCTGGTTTGTATATTGTATCTAAAAAATCgctaatataattatatatatcaaAATTTTAAATACACGCGCGTAGTGTttgatacaatatatatatatatatatatatatatatatatatatatatatatatatatatatatatacatacatatatatatatatatcagtatCATTGTATTTTATAACAACATATGTATTCGTCTGGTTTTCCATTTAGATAAGGGAGAAAAGTGATAATGTACTATTGTGTGTACGCATGCAGAACGTGCAACTTGAAAAATAAGAGTGGGAGAAACTCTTTTCGGTGTTGGACTATAAAGCCACGATCAACCGATTGATGGATCGTAGTGTCTTTTTTGCGATTTACTTCGGAACTCGACCCTACCTAACAAATCGTGTGTACGCTtgagtatttttattaacaatatgaTGCATTCCCATGCAACGAAAAGGGTCTCTATCATTTCTATTTCGGGGCGGATGCAGATACCGGCATCCAAACCAAGAGGTATTTAACTAAAATCTAAAACCAAACTTATTTTACCATATAAGTATGTATATCTCGtttcatattaattttattcgtttcaatTTCCAAGTGTCTCTCTTCTCGGTTCACCAACACGAAGAACAGCAATATCTGATCAAATTAGCGTCATTGACGAAACAAACATGATCTTTTCATAAATAAATCTTGGATaggttttaaaatatataatatcatttataatagaGTGATTTATTTCTAATAATGATTTTCTTTCATACATACGTTTTAGACAAAGTTCGTTTACGCTTTTTATTATTAGGTATGTCTGGTACTCTCTATAGAAACTACGAAAGAAATAGATTTGATAGTGGAATTGTTCATTCTAGAAGATAAAATCGAAGTATGGAAAGCAATATCTGATTTTGATTTAGTGACATTGATCAAAGATAACTTTTATTTATCACGACTTGTGCGAAGATTGGTGACGTTTGTCCTCATTTAAAATCGTGCTTCTCACGTGTTTGGATTCTCCCACTCGTGCaatgattttttatatttaatatcatattCTTACCATCTTTTCAAGCCTTTTTTCTAGCCTTCGCTGTCTTTAAAGTGGTCaataaattcattaattttaagTGTTCCATTAAAGTTGTAACGAATATTAGTATCTTTATCATATTACTACATAcattaatgataattaatatacctatatacatattatgtacatatgtattcaTATAGAAATATCTTTTCTTGGTAAAATCTACTTGACGGTATAcattaaatattcgtttaattgcGAAAATACTTAAGAACACAATGTATTTCGTTCAACGTGCATAGCATAAATACGTGACGAATCGCTTTGAATTCCAAGACATGACGCCAACAGTTCGTCAATGTCAGATTTCCCGCGATGTCCTAGAAATATGGAATAAACGAATCGCTCATCCGCATTCTCTGCATTGCACGATCGTGGTATGCGAGAAATATAGAGAATGCAACAAGTTACTTCAAAGCGGTTGATAATTATCGTTCAAAGGTTTTAACAGAACTTTAAACTAGTATCATTTAATCGTACGATAACATGCTATCGAACAGCAACCAACGAAACTTATAAACGGACAATAGGAAGATAAATCACGGATTAAAAGATTAATGTTATTTATGAAATAACAATCGTATCCGttcattaattttgatttaatcgaaACCTTGAAtggaaggaaagagaaaaaaagaatgtGCAAATAAGATGTAACAATAAGTATGTATTACCTAGGTTCTATTTTCTATAGTCGCGTTATTCGcgttatttaaattatactttcttctattatttctttaagagtccttaaataaaatattacgtattTAAAAGTATGAATTTGTGTAAAATAAGAGTGATAATGTATCACGAAAAAATAGCCCGTTCTTTCGGGAGAACAAAATGAAACTGTTCGAGAATGAAATGAAAAGCAAAAAGAATTTTGCGATTAAAATCTTATGTTTCAAATGCAATCACGTCTGCGACGGTGGATCACGTGAGAAGCACGTGTAAATGAATACTATTCATAAGCACGATACatctataaaattttatttcgctttAAGCACGATTTTACAATAcctaataaatatgtaaataaagcaaaataatatCTACAAAATGAGTATTATGACATAATCACAACTAGCATAGAATGAATGATCTACAAAGAATTATCGCTTTCTAAAAGTTTTTGCTACAGCTATCGAAATAATAAGGTTATAACTAACCTTGTAAGTAAAACAACAATTGATTTTCCTATGAGTTCTATAGTAGCATTAGCAACCAATTTTTAATGCAGGACTTTCTAAAAACGTGTTTCATGAATacttatttcttaattaatatcTTTACTTGAAACGGATGACACAGCACTTTTTTCCAACCTAACGGTATGCCCTTTTTAAATGATAAACACTTCATCTATTTATAACGTTTAAAGTTCATAGTAAAATTGACATTATACTCTCTATAACTATACATGTATATCGCGTACGTCGATCATTTGTTTCTTACCACTAATGAAActctttaatttataatttacagcACGATACGGATGTAGACACACACAGAGTCTTCTAATGGCACTGGGCTTTCTCTGTTGTTATGCCATTAGGGTTACTACATCAGTGACGTTAGAAGCAATGACTAATGCCAAATCTGCAAATCCTGATTTTCCAGTATGACCATTTTCCCATCTTTCGATCTGTTTACTAATTATTCGTCTGTTGACCATTTTGTAAAATGGATTTATATACAGAAAGCAATATCGATTCGTAGAAAATTAACACCTGCAGTTAACGGTGTATTTATGTAGATGGctattatatattttgaatgtcaAAATACGTAATAGTTACAACGAATAAATCTCATTGTCAGATTAGTATCTGTGATTTTATATGTCCATCgtaattataaaatgtacaagTATGTATAAAATGGTTCAAATGATTCAAATATACTTTGTATTGTACATCGACTAATTACTTGAATTTAATTATTGATTCTGCATATTCTATACGTAATTTATATGTAAACGGGTGCTAAATTCGGTACGCGTATGTATAGAAGGAATTTAGCGCGCGTTTACGTGCACATTATGTGCATACGTATTTAAATCGAATCGctttctatacatatacatatatagcacAAATTCTcaagcaaaataaaaaatattaattttgacaaaatattacaataatacTTGTTAAAAAGTAGAAGCTACGAAACAATTTGCTTCTAGGTTATTCTCTACAGTTTTCATCCTTTTCATTGAAGGAATTTCCATGGAAAGACGCCACAAAGGATATAATTCAGAGTTCTTTCTTCTGGGGATATGTATGCACGCAAATTATTGGTAGCATAGTGGCACAAAAATGGGGAGCTCATAAACTTTTCTCACTGGCGCAATTCGCATGTGGTTTGGTAACACTTTTAATTCCCGTACTTGCCGAGTACTGTGGATGGGAAGCGATTTGTGTTACTAGAGTAATCGCCGGTTTATTTCAAGGCACTGTTTTACCGTGTCTTCACACATTACTTTCGAAATGGGCGCCTATGGACGAAAGAGGGAGAATCTGTAagtatttaatgttttaatgAATACAAATTTTGATCATTGAGGCAGATTATGAATATTGATACGCAATGATCATTTAAAATGTTGTTTCGATTCCAACAATACGAATTAAATTAGGTTATTAAGCCTTTATATCTTTGAGCAATTTCCACACGAAAAATCATCAAAAGGCTGTTCTTTGACTCTTTTGGTTTTCGAACCATTATTAAGCCAATCGATAATCAAAGTAATTTTATAGAATCGTTTGACAACGATAAGAATCTTTTCAAGAAATTGTATCAGTCATCGTAGTTCATTGTATCTAGACAACAGTTAACATCCATTCATGATTTCTACATTTAACGATCTCTTTTAATTATCTTAGAAATCATTaagtttgatatttcatttcagTTACTCGACTGtctttgataaattattttctgtACATGAGCGTATATATGTATCTTTACCTACAGTACGTATCttttgtacatatataaattatacgcGTTTTAATAATTGatgtaaaatttcaataaaataacgtcattaaaaattattcaaatgaaaaatatttatgatggcagtgaaaattattttctatatttcattttctatatattttattatatttctatatattttattttctatttttgacAATCAGTATGTTAAAGTGGATGACAAAATTAAacagatgataattttataagtgaaaataaattaagaacATAGACTATACAATTACTTTTAACAATCGAACGCTTACACCAGTAATTATCAAAAGTATCTGACATATTTATTGCACGCAACATTTAGCGACCTTCGTTTATGCCGGGGGCTGGATTGGAAACGTACTTTGTTTATGGAGTACTGGACAACTGTCAGCTTCTCGTTTGGGATGGCCTAGCTGTTATTATGTTTGGGGCTGTATAGCAATTGTTTCCAGTATTCTGTTCTTTTTCATCGGTAAAGAATCACCCGCTGAACATCCAAGTATACCACAAGATGAAAAAGAATACATTGAAAATAGTCTTGGAATGATAGAAACAGAAGAGGTAAGAATAATAGTTCCTCATCCTTTCTGGTTAAACCTTCCTAATCTAAATATAGGCACTAGGTATCTAAATTTATAgtatttcatattaaatataaaaaacgaCATAAACATTGTGATAGCAAAACACGTTATAATTTCAGTGTTAAAATTTCTCATCACATTttataaagaataaagaagCAAGCAGAAACGTTTAAATTATaacaaaattgtaatatttttctaGAAATTATCAACTCCTTGGATTAAAATATTAACCAGTATTCCAATGTGGGCACTATTGGTTACACAGTCTGCTCACACTTGGGGCTTCTGGATGCTTTTAACAAAAATTCCTTCGTACATTGGATCAGTCTTTGATACCGACATACAAAACGTAAGTAACAGATAAAATACATCCTTTGACATATTCGTGTTAATTTGCATGTAACGCGTATATTGACAAGTTTATCCGATTGTTTAGCATCCTTACAGTAACCTAATTATTTCCTATTTTTACAAGATCTCTTTCAACTTGTCCTTAAATAAAATTGTCGATATCGGAATTTGaaataagatattaatataatgtaACAAAACTCGTGATAATGTTTCTTTTCGAAGAATATAACATCAGTGTTTTCACGCAATTGAAGAGtccagaagaaaaataaataataataataaaaagaaatttaaatatttgctaccatatattagaaattagggagaactattaaattgtgttactatactatatgtatatacatatagtatatgtatatgtataatgtatatacgCAGGGAGTTCGGCTACTATTTCTACATAATTTAAGGGGTGATTTTTGACGTCGAAATAAGAcaagaatcaagaataaaaaaattgcgtTTTCGACTTTGCTTTTTAGTTATTGACAATTACAAATCGACCAAAATATTCCTGCACGCGAGCAAACctccttacacgaacgaaaggAGGTCAGTCTAAGCAGCGGAGCGCATAGTGATTTTTAATCCGAACGACACGTGAGCGACAGCTTATCAGATTATTAAATAATCTCACGCAACACTTCGCAAAAGAAATGGTAGATTGAACATTAAACTTGCTTACTCGTCGAAATCCATAAGAGCATATTGAAAACCGCCCTATGAAATTTCCAAGTAAAGAGGATTAATGTTTTCTCTAATCTTTTGCCTCCGCGAGTGTTCACAGCAAAATCACACACGCACCGCGATTGTCCCGGCCACGAGTGTTCACAAAAAATACAAACAAATTACAATAGATGTTCCCCATATGTCCTCCGTTTTCTTGTAAACAGAGCCTGACTCTTCTCTTAAAATTTTGACGTATTGTGTCTTCGTGTGTCCTCAGTAGTAAAAGTCGAGAGGATTTAAATCTGGGGACCGAGCAGACCAAAGCACAGGTCCTCCTCGACCGATCCACCTGTTTCCAAAACAATTGTTTAAATGCTCTTGCATTGAGTTGGAAGAATATGGTGATGCGTTCGATTTTTCGACTCATCCATTCgcaaaaattttttctttttgaattTTCTTGAATATATTTTACAGGATTTAACGTACCGCTATTCCGCAATCGTTGGTctattttgcaaaatatctttGTGCTGGGTCTATTCCTATTGGGATATTTTTCGGCGTATAAACTTCGCGCTTTTGTATTATTGCCGTCCGCCGCAACATAGCAAAAGTGCATGTCCGAAAGTTCTTCAAATGTATacatattgtaataaatatggCTACAGTATAAATACTGCTACACTGCATACACATAACACTCATTACGCGCACAGTACACACATCAAGTGCACTGTACACATAATACACTCAAATGACATTCTAACTTAATATTTTCAGTTCTTTGAAAGTTCCTCGTTGACAGTCAGAATGACAGAACGATCTTCAAACTTTACATAGAGGTTCATTAGAGATTGCCATTGAAAAAGTAGACTTACGTTTACCAGATGAGTTTCGAAAATATCTCAATTCTTCAAGCCTTATTGTCTTTAGTTTTTATGAATGTAACGTGTTTTAGAAGAAAACTCTAACATAGAAAAgaagcattattatttattttcaagcAAACATGGTGACTATATTCGTggaataatatgaaatattaatttgacaTTTTGTAGCATCTGTTAAAAAACCGAATAAATTTTTCGATAAATATTCACTTTTCATCACAAAATAGCGTTATGTCGTATGAAtgtcaaattatatatatatacatatataacggAAAGAAAACAGCGGACACGATACAATATCCTTTCCTTTGGACTCTTCACTTGGAGGCCCACAGCTATTTACTTTCATAAATACTCGAACAAAAGTTTAaaactaaatatttattttgatctATTTTAGAATGGTCTATGGAGTGCACTACCATATCTCACAGCATGGATTTGTAGTTTCCCAATTAGCTATATTTCGGATGTCCTGattaaacgaaatattttaacCGTACAAGCATCGAGAAAAATTTGTAATACGATCGGTGAATGGATCCCAGCAATTGCATTAATCGGTCTTGGATATGTTACTAAGGAAGAACCTGGAATAGCAAGAGCACTTTTAATATTCGCTGTTGCTAGTAATGTTGCTATTTATTGTGGACATAATGTCAATCATATGGATCTTAGTCCAAACTTTGCTGGTCCTTTGATGGGTATTACGAATACTGTGGCAAATATTTGTAGCATTTTGGCTCCGCTAATTGCCAGTATCATCGTTAAACATCcggtatgtataataataattctttgttatttctaaaataatttacTCTTCTCTATGCAGTtagattattctattattactgACTTTTCTTGGCATTCTCTTGAAATTCAGGCAGATAGAACTAATGAACAGTCTGAGTTGAATAACATTTTAGATATGCTTTattaagaaaaaatagaaatcataaaaatttgatcttttgTAAGTCGAATTAATACTCATATCGTTGCGTGTTTGTATCCCTTCTTTTTTCgtcgttatttttatttaccatatattatatacagtatACGTAT from Bombus vancouverensis nearcticus chromosome 9, iyBomVanc1_principal, whole genome shotgun sequence encodes the following:
- the LOC117159939 gene encoding putative inorganic phosphate cotransporter isoform X1: MMHSHATKRVSIISISGRMQIPASKPRARYGCRHTQSLLMALGFLCCYAIRVTTSVTLEAMTNAKSANPDFPEFPWKDATKDIIQSSFFWGYVCTQIIGSIVAQKWGAHKLFSLAQFACGLVTLLIPVLAEYCGWEAICVTRVIAGLFQGTVLPCLHTLLSKWAPMDERGRISTFVYAGGWIGNVLCLWSTGQLSASRLGWPSCYYVWGCIAIVSSILFFFIGKESPAEHPSIPQDEKEYIENSLGMIETEEKLSTPWIKILTSIPMWALLVTQSAHTWGFWMLLTKIPSYIGSVFDTDIQNNGLWSALPYLTAWICSFPISYISDVLIKRNILTVQASRKICNTIGEWIPAIALIGLGYVTKEEPGIARALLIFAVASNVAIYCGHNVNHMDLSPNFAGPLMGITNTVANICSILAPLIASIIVKHPNSVEEWRNMFFLTSIIYFLGNLTFIVFGTSKIQEWNDPVKEKKDISMSSATESSMEKGYAQREKDTEKMDLGKES
- the LOC117159939 gene encoding putative inorganic phosphate cotransporter isoform X2, translated to MALGFLCCYAIRVTTSVTLEAMTNAKSANPDFPEFPWKDATKDIIQSSFFWGYVCTQIIGSIVAQKWGAHKLFSLAQFACGLVTLLIPVLAEYCGWEAICVTRVIAGLFQGTVLPCLHTLLSKWAPMDERGRISTFVYAGGWIGNVLCLWSTGQLSASRLGWPSCYYVWGCIAIVSSILFFFIGKESPAEHPSIPQDEKEYIENSLGMIETEEKLSTPWIKILTSIPMWALLVTQSAHTWGFWMLLTKIPSYIGSVFDTDIQNNGLWSALPYLTAWICSFPISYISDVLIKRNILTVQASRKICNTIGEWIPAIALIGLGYVTKEEPGIARALLIFAVASNVAIYCGHNVNHMDLSPNFAGPLMGITNTVANICSILAPLIASIIVKHPNSVEEWRNMFFLTSIIYFLGNLTFIVFGTSKIQEWNDPVKEKKDISMSSATESSMEKGYAQREKDTEKMDLGKES